The following DNA comes from Holophagaceae bacterium.
AACTCGATGGGGTCCTCGATGGTGACGATGTGATCCATGCGCTGCTGGTTGGCGAGGTCGATGATGGCAGCGAGGGTCGTGGATTTTCCGCTTCCGGTGGGGCCGGTCACGAGCACCAGCCCCTTGGCCAGCAGGGCGAGCTGGCGGACGGGGTCCGGCAGGCCGAGCCGGTCCGGGTCCGGGATTTCATTGGGGATCACCCGGGCCACGAAGCCGGGCCCCACGCGGTCCTGGAAGAAATTCACGCGCAGCCGGCAGCCCCCCAGATCGAAGCCGAACGCGAAATCCGCGTCGCTCCGCGACTGGAATTTCCCCCAGGCGTCAGGGGTGGCCAGGGACTGCATCAGGTCCAGCAGTTGCGTCCGTCCCATGGGCCCGCATTCCCTGAAATCCTGCAACTCCCCATTGACCCGGAAGATGGGATTCTCGTCGCAGGTGCAGTGGATGTCCGAGCCCTTCCGCTCCAGCAGGGCGCTGAACAGCACCAGGGCCAGGGGATGGAGTTCCCGCGGCGCGGCGGGGCCGGCGAAGATGGATTCCACCTTAGGCGCTGGCTCCGGGGGCGGAGGCGGCGGGGGCGCAGGCTCCATGGCCGCCGGGGCCTTGGGTCTGGGCGCAGGCGAGGGGGCCAGTTCCAGGGCGATGGCTGGGGCGGGGGAAAGCGCCGCGAGGTCCGGCGAGGATGGCGGGTCCGACGGTGCGGCGCGTCCAAGCTCCACATCCACGAATTTGATGTCCTGGATTCCGCCGCCGGTGGGGAATCCGTCTTTGGGCTCGGCCTTCAGGCGGTTGCCGATGGCGGTGCGCTCCATGGCGATGCGGTAATTGACGCCTCCGTTCAGGTACTCGAAGGCGATCTGTCCCTGCTGGGACCATGCGTCCTTGTACTGCGGCGGGATCACTTCCTGGGTGATGTGTTCCAGCATGGTCGGGGGCAGGGCCTGGGGCAGCAGCGCCACGTTGCCTCCGCCGCTGAACTCCACGAAGGGAGGCTGGTTCGGCTCGATGCGCAGCGCGCGTCCGCCCCTGGTCACGATCTGCTGTAGGAGCTTGTCCAGCTGGGCCATGAGAGTCCTTTGACGGAGGGGATGAAGCATTCTTACATGGCGGGCACCGGGTCGTTCTCCGTCCGGCATAAAAGGTCGCTGCGCAGTGGCCGGGAATGTACTGGCCACTGCGTAACGGCCCTTAACGGAATACGGTCACAAGATTCCAAAAAAACGTTGGCGATTCCATCCCGGCTCTTAAACTGGACCTTTGGCCCAGGGTGCAGGATCCGCCTCCACGATCCCGCCGGGCACAACTCGGAGTGAGCATGAACATCCATGAGTTCCAAGCCAAAGAACTGCTCCGGCAGTACAAAGTTGCGACGCCGGATGGCCGGGTCGCGACCGACGCCGAGGATGCCCGGCAGATCACCAAGGCCTACGGCGGCCAGAGCGTCGTGAAGGCGCAGATCCACGCTGGCGGCCGGGGGAAGGGCGGCGGCGTGAAATTCGCCACCGACCCGGACAAGGCGGCGGAACTGTTCAAGCAGATGCTCGGCATGAACCTGGTCACCAAGCAGACCGGGTCCGAGGGCCGCAGGGTGTACACGGTCTTCATCAGCAACCCCGTGGACATCGACCGGGAGCTCTACCTGAGCTTCCTGGTGGACCGCGCCAGCTCGCGCATCACCATCCTCGCCTCCACCGAAGGCGGCGTGGAGATCGAGGAAGTGGCCGCGAAGACCCCCGAGAAGATCGTGCGGGTGGCCATCGATCCGGCGGTCGGCCTTTCGGCCTTCCAGGCCCGGGAAGTGGCCTTCGCCCTGAAGCTCGAAGGCGATGCGTTCAAGAAGGGCGTCATTTTCCTGCAGAACCTCTATCGGCTGTTCGTCGAGAAAGACTGTTCCATGGTCGAGGTGAATCCGCTGGTCGTCACCAAGACCGGCGATGTCATCGCGCTGGACGCGAAGATGGGCTTCGACGACAACGCCCTCTTCCGCCACCCGGACATCCTGGCCTTCCGCGACCTGAACGAAGAGGCTCCGGAGGAAATCGAAGCTTCCAAATTCAACCTCAATTTCATCAAGCTCGACGGCACCATCGGCTGCATGGTGAACGGCGCGGGCCTGGCCATGGGCACCATGGACATCATCAAGTACCACGGCGGCTCTCCGGCCAACTTCCTGGATGTCGGCGGCAGCGCCACCGAGGACGCGGTGATGAACGCCTTCCGCATCATCCTGCAGGACAAGGCCGTGAAGGGCGTGATGGTCAACATCTTCGGCGGCATCATGCGCTGCGACATCGTGGCCGGCGGCATCGTGAAGGCCGCGAAGCAGATCGGCATCCAGGTCCCCGTCGTGGTGCGCCTCGAAGGCACCAACGGCGAGGAGGGCAAGAAGATCCTCGCGGAAAGCGGACTCAACCTGATCGTCGCCGAGGGGCTCGAAGACGCGGCCAAGAAGATCGTCGCAGCGACGAAATAGCAGCCCATGGCCCAGGACCTGAAAGCCCAGTACGACGCCCTGTACCAGGAGTACCAGGACGTCATGTACAAAGGCGCCTGGCGCCTGGGCTGGAGCTTCTTCTTCGTGCTCGTGGGGCTCCTCCCCATGATGTATGTCTTCATCTGGCTGGCCGGCCCGCGGACCTGGGAAGCCACACTCTTCCACGCTCCCAAGATCATGTGGATCGCGGCGCCCCTCAACCTCGGAATCGTCGTGTTGCTGCTCTCCCGCCTCTACAAGAGGAATCTGGAGCTGGACGCCATCAAGCAGGATTACCTGGCCAGGCTCCGCGCCCTGAAATCCAACCTTCCATCCGAACCGAAGCCGGTCCCGGATCCAGCGCCAGAGCGGGATTGGGATACCTTTCAGGATGATCCACTGCCCTGACTGAACTCCCGCCGCAAAGCCCAAACTCTTCGACTCTTCGACTTTTCAACTCTTCAACTCTTCAACTCTTCAACTCTTCAACTCTCAAGCCCCAGATTCAATTTCCCAGCGGAGTCTCCCATGTCTGTTCTCGTCGGCAATAACACCAAGTTGATCGTGCAGGGCATCACCGGCCGGGAGGGCCTCTTCCATGCCATCGGCTGCCGCGATTACGGCACCAACGTTGTGGGCGGCGTCACGCCAGGCAAGGGCGGCACGGTGGTCGAAGGCTTTCCGGTCTTCAACACGGTCCAGGATGCGGTCAAGGCGACCGGCGCCAACGCGACGATGATCTTCGTGCCGCCCAGCGGCGCGGCCGACGGCATCCTCGAAGCCCTGGAGGCGGGCATCGCGCTCATCGTGTGCATCACCGAAGGCATTCCCGTGCTCGACATGATGAAAGTGAAGCGGGTGCTGCCGGACTACCCGAAGAGCCGCCTCATCGGTCCCAACTGTCCCGGCGTGATCAGTCCCGGCCAGGCCAAGATTGGCATCATGCCCGGCCGCATCCACCTTGCGGGCAACGTCGGCGTGGTCAGCCGCTCTGGAACCTTGACCTATGAGGCCGTGGGCCAGCTCACGGCCCTCGGCATCGGCCAGTCCACCTGCATCGGCATCGGCGGCGATCCCATCAACGGCACCAGCCACATCGACGCGCTCAAGCTGTTCAACGACGACCCGGACACCCACGCGGTCGTCATGATCGGCGAGATCGGCGGCAGCGCCGAGGAGGATGCCGCCGCTTGGGTCAAGGCCAACATGAAGAAGCCCGTCGTGGCGTTCATCGCGGGCCAGACGGCCCCTCCCGGCCGCCGCATGGGCCACGCCGGCGCCATCATCAGCGGGGGCCACGGCACCGCGGCCGAGAAGATGAAGGCCCTGGAAGCCGCGGGCATAACGGTGGTCCAGAGCCCCGCCGACATGGGCAAGGCCATGGCGCAGCGGCTGGGCGTGAAGGCCTGAAACCGCGAAAGACGCGAAAGTCCGCGAAAAAAGTGGGGTTTGAATGCTCATCTCGCGCGAAATGGTGCTCCAGCAGGACATCGGACTGAATGCCACGCTGTTCGGCGGGGTCATGATGGCGCGCATGGACAAGGCCGCGGGCATCTGCGCGGGACTGGTGAGCCACAACCGCGTGTTCGTGACCCTCAAGGTCTCGGAGCTGTTCTTCCACAGCCCCGTGCGGGCAGGGGAGATCATCGAGTTCTACGCCACGGTGACCCGGGCCGGGACCACCTCCATCACCGTGCAGCTTGAGGTGCGGGTCTACAGCCCCGTGAGCAACGCGCGGCGCGATGTGACCAGCGGCGAATTCGTGATGGTGGCCACCGACGACAACAGCCACCCCGAACCCATCCTTTGGAAGCCGGAGATGCTCAAGGAAGCGACGGCCGAGCCCAATGCGGCCGCCAAACCCCGGCGGCGGAAGCCCTGACACTAAGTTGCGTTCAAAGAAATAGAACCACCAAGCCACAAAGGGCGCAAAGGGACTCGTCATGTGCGAGCTTCGCAGATGAAATTCAGGTGGCCCGGCGGCGGGCTCACGCTTAGGTGTGATCCGCGCCGGGCCACCTGAATTTGCGGGCCTTCGGCCCGCAGGCGCTACGCGCCTCGCGAAGCGATTTTGAGCCGGAATCAGCCATGTTGGAGCTTGGTGTTTTCTTGGTGTCTTCGTGTCTTGGTGGTGAATTTTTATCTTTTCGAATGCAAAT
Coding sequences within:
- the sucC gene encoding ADP-forming succinate--CoA ligase subunit beta, coding for MNIHEFQAKELLRQYKVATPDGRVATDAEDARQITKAYGGQSVVKAQIHAGGRGKGGGVKFATDPDKAAELFKQMLGMNLVTKQTGSEGRRVYTVFISNPVDIDRELYLSFLVDRASSRITILASTEGGVEIEEVAAKTPEKIVRVAIDPAVGLSAFQAREVAFALKLEGDAFKKGVIFLQNLYRLFVEKDCSMVEVNPLVVTKTGDVIALDAKMGFDDNALFRHPDILAFRDLNEEAPEEIEASKFNLNFIKLDGTIGCMVNGAGLAMGTMDIIKYHGGSPANFLDVGGSATEDAVMNAFRIILQDKAVKGVMVNIFGGIMRCDIVAGGIVKAAKQIGIQVPVVVRLEGTNGEEGKKILAESGLNLIVAEGLEDAAKKIVAATK
- the sucD gene encoding succinate--CoA ligase subunit alpha; the protein is MSVLVGNNTKLIVQGITGREGLFHAIGCRDYGTNVVGGVTPGKGGTVVEGFPVFNTVQDAVKATGANATMIFVPPSGAADGILEALEAGIALIVCITEGIPVLDMMKVKRVLPDYPKSRLIGPNCPGVISPGQAKIGIMPGRIHLAGNVGVVSRSGTLTYEAVGQLTALGIGQSTCIGIGGDPINGTSHIDALKLFNDDPDTHAVVMIGEIGGSAEEDAAAWVKANMKKPVVAFIAGQTAPPGRRMGHAGAIISGGHGTAAEKMKALEAAGITVVQSPADMGKAMAQRLGVKA
- a CDS encoding acyl-CoA thioesterase produces the protein MLISREMVLQQDIGLNATLFGGVMMARMDKAAGICAGLVSHNRVFVTLKVSELFFHSPVRAGEIIEFYATVTRAGTTSITVQLEVRVYSPVSNARRDVTSGEFVMVATDDNSHPEPILWKPEMLKEATAEPNAAAKPRRRKP